From the genome of Acidobacteriota bacterium, one region includes:
- a CDS encoding histidine triad nucleotide-binding protein has translation MSDCIFCKIIERQQPARIVYEDDQVVAIEDIHPQAPVHLLVMPRKHLPSLKEADNSDGPMLGRLFTVAAQLARERQLEARGYRTVINNGPWAGQTVDHLHVHMLGGRVFHWPPG, from the coding sequence ATGAGCGATTGTATCTTCTGCAAGATCATCGAGCGCCAGCAACCCGCCAGGATTGTTTATGAAGACGACCAGGTGGTCGCTATTGAAGATATTCATCCGCAGGCGCCGGTACATCTGCTGGTGATGCCTCGAAAGCACCTGCCCTCGCTTAAAGAAGCCGACAACAGTGATGGCCCTATGCTGGGCCGCCTCTTCACAGTAGCTGCCCAATTGGCCAGAGAGAGGCAGCTTGAAGCCAGAGGTTACCGGACGGTCATCAACAACGGGCCGTGGGCCGGACAAACCGTTGACCATCTGCACGTCCACATGCTGGGAGGACGAGTCTTTCACTGGCCGCCTGGGTAG